The Dioscorea cayenensis subsp. rotundata cultivar TDr96_F1 chromosome 8, TDr96_F1_v2_PseudoChromosome.rev07_lg8_w22 25.fasta, whole genome shotgun sequence genome segment TTTACATGGTATGCTAGATATGCTACTATTTCATAATGTGGCAATATTTGCGGATGTAGCTATCAAGTTTGTTGGAAACTTTAAATAGTTACATGTCCACAATGTTGGTCATCCcttatttcatttctttgtgTGCGTATAGATGCTATGTTGCAACTGCATAATGTCAAATGTGCATGgatgttgttattatgattatcaaagaaaaaatgaatGTAGTAGTTGATGTTGTGTCTGATGGGATCCCATTGTTGGGTGGTGTGTGTGTCAATTCATCTCTTTTTAATCTCTGTGAATATATTTAATTGTCACAATGCACGGGCAGCATGGCATGAAAATATGCACGAATGCAGTTTTTAAGATGATTTGAAATAACTAATATGGTAGTAGCTATTTTGTTTGATGAGTTCCGTTGCTTTAGAACTATCAGGGGTATATTATGGAGGTTCATctcttttttaaaatctttgcaTGTATTTGCTTGTTACATTGGGATTTCTTGACATGAAAATTATGCGGATGTAATTATTAAGATTGTTAGAGAAAACCCATCGGATAGTTGATATTGTGCCtcatatatttatgtatgtatatatatatatgtgcagtTCTCTTTAAATACTCATGGGTCAATTATGTTGattcttgtctttttttaatCTCTGTGTATGTAATTTACTTGCTATATTGTGATTGTTGGACATCCTCCATCATGAATCAGAGTTCAGAATTGTTTTGCCCTTTGGAACTTTTGTTTATGTTCTGTTATGGCATCCTTGTTGATAAACTTTACTCAAGCTAATTGACTCTTGATGATCCTACTAGGCGTTGAATTTACTTCTCACCATATGAGGGTGGATTTTGGAAGTGATTATATGTTATACAGCATAGCCTTGTGATCTGCAACTTTTGTTTCTTATTCCCAATTGCCGATGTCTTAATTTTATCTGTGGTATAAATCATGTTCTGGCAGTTTAAGTATGTTGATCCAGCATAACAAGCGGCCTTTTGCTGATGATGATACCCTCCAATTACCTTACAAGCAATCGAGGCAGTCAAGTTACGATAGCCCATTTTGTGTAGAGTTTATTAATGGATATGGCCCTGAGAAATCACTAAACTCAGATGCGGATCATGGTAGTCAGCTAAGTGCATTCCAAACAATCCCTCTGACCAGTAGGTCTTCTGGGAGGCCAACTACTTCGGGTATTCATTTTACACTTGCCATTATCATCCATTCAAAGAGTCTAGTTGAAAGTTTTAAGatgataactatatatataattatcatttgACTTGATAAACTGACTTGCCATAATATTGGGCAGTACTTTCAGTTCCTGCTAGTAAAACCATGGAAGATATTAGGGTTGATGCTGGCAATCTAGCTGAAGCTGCTCATGGCATCCCATCCAGCTTATCATGGGCCAGATGTAACAGATATGAAGCCGACATTTGTTTTGATCCACCCATTCTGGTATTGTTTTCCTCTGCTGCCTAATTTTGATAAGTTCTCTTGGCTAGAAGAAACCCTCTGACCCCGATTTCCTCATCTGTTTCAGAGATGTGTTCCCGTTGGACCAGATCATCAAGCAGACATCCCTGTATGGGTTCCGAGTTCTTCCAAGAATTCCTCTGGACCTGCATGTGCGGAATCtacaattaatcaaaataatggAGACACCACTGATAAGTGGGTAGGGACTTGCATCATCCCAATGCCTGATTTTGATTTGCTAAAAACTTTGGAGGATGTTGGAGCTGGGCGTCGGCTGTCTGATTGTACATGTGGTGATGAGGGATCGGTCATTTGTGTGAGACAACATGTAATGGAGGCAAGAGAAAAGCTTAAAATGGTGCTGGGGAAGGACAACTTTGATGCTTTGGGTTTTTCTTACATGGGAGAGAATGTGGCTAGTAAATGGAATGAGGAAGAGGAAGTGCTTTTCCATGAAATTGTCTTCGCCAATCCTCCATCATTGGGCAAGAACTTTTGGAACTATCTCCCTCGGGCCTTCCCCCACCGTAGTAACAAAGAGTTTGTAAGCTACTATTTCAATGTCTTCATGCTTAGGAAGAGAGCCAGGCAGAACATGTCAGACACATTGCCTGCTGATAGTGACAACGACGAGTGGCAGGAATGCGATGATTGTATATTTGCAATgtctgatgaagatgaagaaaattcaGTGTTGGATTCTCTGACAAACATAGATAACCTTGCCACTGATTGTCTTGGCCATGATGAAGTTGATGTCCATGAAGAGGATGGCACTGATACATCTGACAATGAAGAGGGAGACGAAGATGACTGTGTTGCTGATATCCCTAATGGATGGGCCTCGGATAAATCAGGCAACACTTCCATCGCTCACTCAATGGATGAAAATTTGCTGAACAGCACGAAGGACCAAGGTGTTCTTGACGACTCCTGCATGTCCTATGAGAGCCAGCGTAATTGGTCAGACTCTAGCAGTGATCTCACCGGAGCGGGTGCAACCCAagatcatcaccatcttcttgaTATGAACCGGAATGATAATTTGAATGAATTCATGGATCATGGCTATCTCATGGGACATTCATGGgatatgaattatttttgtgttcGAGAACAGCAAGTCGACTTCTCACCGACTGATGTGATTGAAGAGGTGTTTCAGAATGAGACTGTCAATAATAACAATGGTAGTAGCAACTAGATTCTCCTCAATTTCTGTGAGTTCAACATCACCttagtcttttattttttttttggtctcaTTTTCATCGTCGATGTTCATATTTGTCTCTTCTACCGGTTATGCTTCGCCACCATTTGTTTGGCGAAAAAATCATATTGCTTTAATCCATGTTTCTCCATGCCCTGCTGAATGCACCAGAACTGTTACTTGTAAAATTCAGAAACTATAACATATTCTCATACAACCAGTGGAGATTTTGGAATGTCTTTGTATCTCTTCTCTACTGttcttttgtattatatatatatatatcattggaACAATGAGCTTCATGCTTTTGCTTCTTGTATCTGAGTAAACTTAGTTTCTTCAGGTTCAGACAATTGATTGTGCTATAATGACATTTTTACCCCTTACAAGGGTATAAATGTCAttaaatgcaatatatatatataatgtgtgcAGGAAGTCTAATGATATTCTGAAACagtgaaaaaaacaaatggTGCTCCCAAAAgagcagaagaagaagcagaaaaCAAGGAAAAGCAAGTGTCCCCCTCTCTTCTTAGCTTTGGGCAGTGTATCAAAAGTATTCCAATTTGATTGACTCTCTATTGAGTATTTTGAAAGCATTGCTAGTGATTTCCTGCTCACTTAACACATGCATCATCATTATTGCATGGCATAAGACCTATATAATATAAATcacaacttatatatatatatatatatgcatagatgatTAATAATCTAGGGATGTTTACAGTAGCCGTGTGATGTTacaattttaattatcttaaatagTACTGAAACACACAGTatcataaatagtaaataattgtattgtgtatatataaacaaaaattattcattatcCAACGGTTTTAAATCAAAGTTCTTAAAAAAACAGTAATGTATGGATttacttatattattttttttgttagtgtAATGAATGTTTTTCAGTgtttttaattgatgaatagTATTCATATAACATTCATGACAGTATGAGTTTGTTCcaaattttcagaaaaaaagGTGCTTAATTCTGTTCATTCAGAAAAAGGAGTGCAGTTATCAAACatgaaagaaatcaaaacataaaaaggtCATAAATTGGTGCTTTCTTTCATTAAAAGGGAAGGAAAAAAATGGGGTTGATGCTTGAGAAGATCTTGCCatgattttatctttgtatatttgatattatattgaatttttaatatgtGAATTGAACCAATGGAAGCaccagagttttttttttattttattttaatatataaatataaaaatttgtcCATTTGTTATTAGATCCATTTAGTAAATCcaaatttgttttgaatatatatatatatatatatatatatatatattcaagtatGGGAAAGGACAAAGAGAGGCCAAGCTATACACAGAGAAGTTTTACTCTACACAGTGCATTTGGATTGGctcatgaaaagaaaacaattttttaaaaaaaagtttttaatttttaatttttggaaaattaaatCACTCTACTTTATAATGATTTACTATAGGAGTAATTTTagcatttgaaaaataaaaagatattttagtacgaaaaattaaaaaaatattttatctgaaaacccataattttttaagatatttGAGCTAAATACACCATAATTTAGGACTAAAATCATTGATTTAGCACTTTTTCTTAGTGTAGtatattgaattatttcttaatttcaaTCACAAGAGTGTGATTAACTCGAACTTGATTTAatctaattattgttttataataaactttttatgttcatttaaattattattattactataattACTTACGATAAATATATTCTATAGAATTTAATTAAGGAAAAGCAAAGGCAATAAAGGGATGATATAGACATCAAACCAAGCAGGACCATATACACAGCTCATAACTCATGGTTAAAAtgttaatattaaattattaattagtagTCATCctcttaataaaattaataatagaaagttaatattttatttttaataaaattaggaaattcaataaaaaagcatcaattgaatattttgaatttttaaaatttcaaagcTCAATAATTCCCATCATTGATGTGAACATGGGGAAATCTCCGAATCTCAATGCAGATGATTGAAATGAACGGCCAAGATCATTTCAAGCATTGAATTTTCAATTAGACCCACAGTTTTGACCTTTTCTCCAACCAATTCACGATAACTCCAAAGTTTTGTATAAAACTTAGAACTGGGCCCCACCTCATTCACGTCTTACAATCTGACACGTGTCTAACAAGGGTTACTGTTTTGCTGTTCCAAGTGATGTAGTGGATCCATTGTTCAGGCTTTGGCATGAGCGACAAAGAGAGGAAGTTAGGGGCAGTTAGTTCTCGCTGGTTCTCACACGTGCCTCGAGATCAACACAAAATTCCACGTGGAAGTATTAAGACCCTACGATCATTTATCTAAACCTTTGCTTTTTCCTGTACACGTGAGAGTTTTTCCtacaatttatatttgttttcaattaatttaatatatatatctataaataaatCTTCacatattaaaacaataataataaaaaaatcttgagTTATAGAAGGAACAATTTATTTTGGTTGATCTCATATTGAAATTCAGAAATTTCATtctaataatatgtatatataattactatgtaaatattaaaattataccTACGAAATTAGGAAATTTTCTGttgaaaaataaccaaataccttccatgtaaaataaattataatataaatttaacataacaaaataaatctaattaattaattattttttttagatagaaattaaaaaaaaaaatcacttttaaTTTTGTACCATGTTTTTCCACTTTGCTTCTATTCCATTCCATGCATGGATTTcttctcccaaaaaaaaaaaaataaacaagaatttatatatatataaaatatataaaatgagaGATGGAAAGAATCCAAAAACACAAAGCAAAGCCATGGATTTGTCTCTCAAAACCTCCATTGATTGAGCACCAAGGTAGATAAAGCTCTGAACTTTGTTTAGCAAGAAGAAGCTCAGATCTGAAAAGCAGAAGTTTTGATCTTTTTGGAGGTATGGAAAAGGAGCAACaagtgaagatgatgatgaagaagaagaagaagcatagATGCAAGGTTTGCAATAAGTGGTTCCCTTCTGGGAGATCTCTTGGAGGTCATATGCGGTCTCATGGTACTGTGAGTGTGAGCAATGGAGATGGGAATGGGTATGGGTTGAATGACAACCCTAagaagacatcatggaggtgCTCTGATTCCTCTGAGAAGCAGTGTAGGGAGTGTGGAAAATGCTTTCCTTCTTGCCATGCTCTTTTTGGCCATATGAGGTGCCATTCAGTTAAGGGTTTGGATTTGGTTTTGGATGTGGATTTGGATTTGGCTGTTACTTTGATGATGCTTTCAAGGGACACTGGAAAGAATTGGGatgatttggatttggatttggatttgggTTTGGAGAGATCCAAAGATGAAATCTTTGTTCCTGAAATTGATGTGAATGGGAATGGGAAGAAGAGTGTTTATGAGTGTTCAAGTTGCAAGAAGAGCTTTCAATCATACCAAGCACTTGGGGGGCATAGAGCAAGCCATAAGAGATTGAGAATGGAAGCCATTGCCATTGATGGAACAGTGATGCCTGACTTGCTTGATCTTAACATGCCGGCTGTTGTCGCCGGAGATTCCAGTTTGaattctgcttcttcttcttcttggtggAAGTGTGAGCCAATGCTTGGattgatttgatttcatttgatttctAGTCTTCAGTTGATGATGGACAAATGGATGTACAGAATTCTGCAATTCATTGTTTGTGGAGgtaaaacagaagaaaaatcTCAGCTTTTGATTTGAATAAGTTTCTGATGAGATTACTAGTTCTGTTTTTCTCAATGCATTGCATTGCATAGTATTGCTTCTTTGGATGTTCAATTCTGAAATTTTCAATTCAATGGTGTTGTTGTTCTTGATGGAATTTTTTACTGTTATCTGAAGTTCTATCTATCTATTGATTTACTCTCAATTCTGTGTGTTCttcaaagacaaaaaaaaaacattaccatAACTTGCTTCAATTCAATGTATGCATTTGTGATTCACTTGTTGATCAATTCAATATCTAAAATTCTTTGTAAAAATTGAGTATTATTTCTGAAACTCAAAAGTATCAAAGAATTACAGTAATTTGTTAAAAGTATCATACATTCCTATACTCTACTTCATCCCATTACAGTTATTCAatgtttaaataatatatatatatatatttttaggagTTTTGcttcttgatttttcatatatgcttttaaaaaaagaaaagaaaagaaataaataaaattaaacaagaagaaggataaGGTGGTGATGGTTGTTCCCTTCTCTTTATTCTCTTCTGCAGTGTTTGTGTGACCTTACTGTTACTCTCTACCCCACACACTAGACACACCATTCACCAAACATTGAACCATTTATCtccactttatttatttaatatttaaagaaaagattACTGTATCTTGATGATGAATGTTTAATAATCTCTAGAGAGTCTATTAATTATAACTATTTGCATATGAGTCCTATGGtccctttttttatcttttctgatGGACTTGTTAGCATTTGAGTATCATTAACTGTTCATCAAAGTGCTACTCATCCAGCCTCAGCAAAGCACCTACTTTTCTGTCTtatcttttccatttttctctttactttatatctgtttttttaagaatttctttTACTGTTTCTTAGTCcaattaagttaattttaaaaacttaataaaagtaaaaaaaaaaaaaaaacagaataagaagaagaaagttttattaatagatttttatttcaaaaaagtGTATATGTTCTTTAGATTTAATTTCAACAGGTGAAAGTAactcagtaaaaaaaaaagatacacaaagtaataatattgtttattttctgAGAAGACGTTGGCTTCTAATGTTTGCTCCCTTCACTCTAAAGTTCAGTTCCTCAACATCATCATGTACATTGTCAATGGCTTCATTCTGCCTGAAATTACGATGAAAATTAATATCGAAATCAGGATAATGAAGAACTAATAGAGTCACTTtatatcaacaaattagagaaataCACAAAGATACAGAATGTTAATCTAAAAGAGAATCAAATCTGGATGATCGAGAAGAAAGTTAATGATCGTctaaattgataaattaaagtATATAATCTAACCTCCCGATCTCAGATCCCATGTCGAGAGCCATTTCCTTCAATTGGTCGAGCACGTTGCTTAAATTGCAAAGTATGTCGTCTTGCTTGGCTTTCTCAATCTGTTAAAAAGGGAAGCGAATATGTATAAGGTGAGATTATCGACAAAGAATCTATAGCACAGAGTGTTGTTATTAACAAGCATACCTCAACTTTTTCTAGTGCACTTGCAGGTTCAGTAGGATATTGTCGAAGACTTAACTTTCCTTTCGGACTTGAAgataatcctaatttttctcTTTGCTCCATGTGGCTACCCTTTCTTTTGAAAGAATCATCTGCAAATTGATTCCGAAATCAGAAAACAAAATACTCACCACTATAAGTGCTATTGaaaagaattttctttttcagatgTACCTCTAATCAAAACGGGACCTTTAATTGGTCGAGACTTCTTCGGTTTCCAAGTCTTAGAAAAGATCCCCCCAAGATTTCCTAAAAGCTTCTCCCCCTGTGATTATAAATTCATCACACTGATCATAAACATTTAAAGGGATAATAACATTTATGATATGTTCTGATTGATAGCAGAAAACAACAGTAACAAGAGATAATGTCGAAACATGAGAGGATATACCCTGCTAAGGTCATGCTCAATGTTAGCAGCATTGAGATGAGTCCTTGTAATCTGCTCACCCTGCTGATGCAAAGTGACAAGAGTGTGTGTAGCACCCTCATGAATCTCATGTGCAATCTTCAGA includes the following:
- the LOC120266986 gene encoding uncharacterized protein LOC120266986 codes for the protein MLIQHNKRPFADDDTLQLPYKQSRQSSYDSPFCVEFINGYGPEKSLNSDADHGSQLSAFQTIPLTSRSSGRPTTSVLSVPASKTMEDIRVDAGNLAEAAHGIPSSLSWARCNRYEADICFDPPILRCVPVGPDHQADIPVWVPSSSKNSSGPACAESTINQNNGDTTDKWVGTCIIPMPDFDLLKTLEDVGAGRRLSDCTCGDEGSVICVRQHVMEAREKLKMVLGKDNFDALGFSYMGENVASKWNEEEEVLFHEIVFANPPSLGKNFWNYLPRAFPHRSNKEFVSYYFNVFMLRKRARQNMSDTLPADSDNDEWQECDDCIFAMSDEDEENSVLDSLTNIDNLATDCLGHDEVDVHEEDGTDTSDNEEGDEDDCVADIPNGWASDKSGNTSIAHSMDENLLNSTKDQGVLDDSCMSYESQRNWSDSSSDLTGAGATQDHHHLLDMNRNDNLNEFMDHGYLMGHSWDMNYFCVREQQVDFSPTDVIEEVFQNETVNNNNGSSN
- the LOC120267603 gene encoding zinc finger protein ZAT1-like codes for the protein MEKEQQVKMMMKKKKKHRCKVCNKWFPSGRSLGGHMRSHGTVSVSNGDGNGYGLNDNPKKTSWRCSDSSEKQCRECGKCFPSCHALFGHMRCHSVKGLDLVLDVDLDLAVTLMMLSRDTGKNWDDLDLDLDLGLERSKDEIFVPEIDVNGNGKKSVYECSSCKKSFQSYQALGGHRASHKRLRMEAIAIDGTVMPDLLDLNMPAVVAGDSSLNSASSSSWWKCEPMLGLI
- the LOC120267399 gene encoding SNAP25 homologous protein SNAP33-like, with protein sequence MDQPPAGRMRRDQGRRAASGIEGGGGEREGGIEGFGEKKEGTKRTPVPTLPKQHSSEPGFSHSNPFDSDPETDTKTRSNFKHAPYSYEKDERRESSYSGFADAKNRYKNDFRDSGGIDNQSTQELENYAVYKAEENTEKLNGCLKIAHEIHEGATHTLVTLHQQGEQITRTHLNAANIEHDLSRGEKLLGNLGGIFSKTWKPKKSRPIKGPVLIRDDSFKRKGSHMEQREKLGLSSSPKGKLSLRQYPTEPASALEKVEIEKAKQDDILCNLSNVLDQLKEMALDMGSEIGRQNEAIDNVHDDVEELNFRVKGANIRSQRLLRK